CGAGAAGGTGAAGTGAAGAGCAAAATACATtgtgggggatggaggaggaggcaaatatTTGACAGCCAAGAGAATATGTACATAGAAACGTACAGATGCATGtgcacaacttaattccaatAACGTTTCTTGGGTcccatggtgaagaaatatgactaaacttgcaaaaaacacaagcGAAAAAGTTCAATGTGCCTTAGCTTATGACAGCACTAGCGTGATTCGTTGAGTCGAGTGTCCAAaggaatcaaaaagcatcatgggtaaatattgacgtccctcctaccCAATGCGATGCCAGGATGATGCTACGGCAAAACCAATggtagagcagctctattgtgccacacaaaccaagatacaggaagtgcatcatgggtaaagattgacatacCCTTCTAgtcaatgggatgccaggaagatgcaacggtgatagccaatgggagagcagctctatcatgcCACACAATCCAAAATaaaggaagtgcatcatgggtaaagattgacttCCCTTATAGCCAATTAGATGCCAAGAAAGTGCGacagtgatagccaatgggatagcagctctatcgcgccacacaaagtgagatacaggatgtttatgtttggtGGACTTAGGGGAATCCAGCGGttaatttttccttttgtatcctgaatttctttcataatagagacaatatttttccgaggatgCGTCTCGTAGCcagaatttttcgttactagacgtttgtaagtagaggttaagtagaggtaccactgtgtatacagtatgaaatatatataatgatatatatatatatatatatatatatatatattttttttttttttttttaattctgccaGAGTATGTAAACATATGGGCACAACTGGTTATACATGCAGTCATACGTACCtttgtcatattggaatgaaactgAATGCTATGCGTTTTTCATGACTTCTAGGCAGTGGtgacatattgtaatgaaagtGTACAATATTCTCATAACCAAGGCAGTGGAGACATATTGGAATAAAAGTGTTCTTTTTCAAAACCTCTCTGGTGGCACACATTTTTAgaacgtttttgttttccatcttcTCTTAaacctatgtataatgtgcaccattgactttgcaatttattttgggggaggttcaagggggggggagcattatacatgagaaataatGGTACTTGATTTTGATTTGTAATTCTGAATCCAGGGACTATGTTTACTAAGTTGTTATTTTAGTTTTAGCTTGAGCAGATGTCTGTGCTCTCTTTACGGTCTTGTCATTTTGACTTCTCCCTTTATGCAGAGAGAAAGGGCTCCTGGTCAGAACGGCGGAACTCGAGCATCATGGGAAGACGATCGCTGGAAAGAACCACCAGTGGAGATGAATCATGTAGTCTTACTGGTTTTAGACCTGCAACTCTAACCATCACCAACTTCTTTAAACAGGTCGGCACAGAAGACATACATATTACACATACACATTAATGTATGTCAAATATGACCTCATCTCccaatttctgttttgtttcttttaggaGGGTGATAGGCTGAGTGATGAGGACTTGTATAAGTTTCTTGCTGATATGAGAAGACCTTCCTCAGTGTTGAGGAGACTCAGACCCATAACGGGTATAAACATATGTTTGACATATATTTCAAAAACTATCAGAACAAATGATTTAATTAGTTCTCAATGTAATTATTAACTGTCAATTGTCATTCTGCGTCAAAATCACTCTCATTGTCCTCTTTGGCTTTCACTACAGCCCAGTTGAAGTTGGACATTTCTCCAGCTCCAGAGAACCCCCATTATTGCTTGACACCTGACCTCTTGCAGGTTAAACCTTACCCAGACAGTAGAGTACGCCCCACCAGGGAGATCTTGGAGTTTCCTGCCAGGGATGTATATGTGCCAAACACCACCTACAGGTACTGGATTGTCTGTGTGACTGGAAGTATAGAGAGAGTAGAGatcagcaaaacaaaaccatttttctcagaaaaaaatatgagcctgAATTAACTAACACTTAAGGCCTGATTTACTGAGATCCCAAATAGTGGGCATTCAAAAGCATTCCTTGTTCCTACGTTCTAAGAGATTTTATGCACTGTTGGTGTGGCGTATTGCACGCGTTTTACCACTGCAATCTTTTACGAAGATCCCAAAGCGGAGGCTTTGATTTGCATTTTCACTCATTTATAATAGATTGAACACAATCTGGGCAACAAAGAGGTGAataatactttatttttttaagacggGTTTGGGAGTTAGGTTACTGATGATTTTTACAATGGAAGATTTAGGAGTGcattcattcttcttcttttcctttcggcttgtcccgttaggggttaccacagcgcgtcatctttttccatcgtaacctatctcctgcatcttcctctctaaccccaactgccatcatgtcttccctaacgacatccatcaacctcctctttggtcttcctctcactcttttccctggcagctccatcctcagcacccttctaccaatatactcactctctcgcctctgaacatgtccaaaccatcaaagtctgctctctcgaaccttgtctccaaaacatccaactttggctgtccctctaataagctcatttctaatcctagccaacctgtttacaccgagcgagaacctcaacatcttcatttctgctacctccagttctgcttcctgttgtttcttcagtgccaccgtctccaatccatacatcatggccggtctcaccactgcTTAatcgactttgcccttcatccaagcagagactcttctgtcacataacacaccagacaccttccgccagctgttccaacctgcattgacccgtttcttcacttccttaccacactcaccattgctctggattgttgaccctaaatatttgaagttgtccacccgtgctatctcttttccctggagcctcactcttccccctccaaccctctcattcacacacatatattctgttttacttcagatcatcttcattcctctcctttccagtgcatgtctccatctttctcattgttcctccgcctgctccctgctttcactgcatatcacaatatcatctgcgaacatcatggtccaaggggattccagtctaacctcgtctgtcatcccatccattactactgcaaacaggaaggggctcagagctgatccctgatggagtcccatctccaccttaaattcttctgacacaccaacggcacacatcaccattgttttgctgccatcatacatgtcctgtactattctaacatatttctctgccacaccagacttacgcatgcagtaccacagttcctgtcttggtactcatgtcataggctttctctagatccacaaagacacaatgtagctccttctgacgttctctgtacttttccacgagtatcctcaaggcgaataatgcaactgtggtactctttctaggcagaaaccatactgttgctcgtagatacttctgtcccgagtctagccttcactactctttcccataacttcattgtgtggctcatcaactttattcctttataattcccacagctctgaacatcgcctttgctcttgaaaatgggaattagtacacttttccaccattcttcaggcatctttttgcccactagcattctgttaaataagttgtacaaaaactccacagccatctctccaaattgcttgaaTACCTCCACCCgtgtgtcatcaggaccaactggctttccatttttcatcctttaaagtgcctttctaacttcccctttactaatcattgccacttcttggtccttcacacttgcctcttctacttttccttcgctgtcattttcttcattcatcaacttctcaaaatattctctCCATCTagttagcacactactggcaccagtcatcacttttccatctctatccttaatcacccttacctgctgcacatttttcccatctctattcttcTGTCTGGCTAACttgtaaagatccttttctccttcttttgtgtccaaccggatgtacatgtcatcatatgcctcttgtttaacctttgcaacccctacctttgccctacatcgcatttcaatgtactcatttcgcctctcctcagtcttctcagtgtcccacttcttcttcgctaatctgtTTCCTTGTTTCtgttgtatgacttcctgtattttggggttccaccaccaagtctccttctcccctttcctaccagaagacaccccaagtactctcctgcctgtctctctgatcaccttggctgtcatagtccagtcttctgggagcttctgttgtccatcgagagcctgtctcgcctctttctgaaaggctgcacaacattcttcctttctcaacttccaccacatggttctctgctctacctttgtcttcttaatcttcttacccgccgccagagtcatcctacacactaccatcctatgctgtcgagctacactctcccctaccgctactttacagtcagtaacctccttcagattacatcgtctgcacaaaatataatccacctgcgtgcttctacctccgctcttgtaggtcactatatgttcctccctcttctggaaataagtgttcacttcagccatctccatccttttttgcaaaatccaccaccatctgtccctcaaggtTCCTTTCTTGGaagccgtacttacccatcacttcttcatcacccctgtttcctttaccaatctgtccattacaatctgcaccaatcacgacTCTCTATCTGTCTGGGATtgtcagaactacttcatctagttccttccagaatttctctttcaattctaggtcacatcctacctgtggggcatagctgcttaccacattatacataacaccctcaaacTCAAATTTTAGTCATATCAcacgatctgatactcttttcacctccaagacattcttagccagctcttcctttaaaataacccctaatccatttctcttcccatcttctccatggtagaataatttaaaccctgcccctaaacttctagccttactacctttccacctgctctcttggatgtacaatatatcaacctttctcctaatcattatgtcaaccaactcctgagcttttcctgtcatagtcccaacattcaaagtccttacactcagttgtaggctttgtgcaatcctccttttttttcttaagacgaatccggtttcctcctcctcttagtattcgacccacagtagttgaatttccactgacgccctgcaggttagcagtgccggtggcgggcattgttaacctgggccacgaccgatccggtatgggattctttagatgaacgctcatatttgtttggcacagtttttacgccgatgcccttcctgacacaaccctctgcatttatctgggcttgaaatgatagaaatggaaatgttaCTGGAAGAGGCGTACAAACAAATAACTGCGAAACTAAATCAGTCCCTCCCCAAATTTTGTGGAAGACACCAACTACATAAAAGTCATGTTTTGTATGGTTTAACCCATGGGTGGGTTAtctttttgcctcagcaacagTGTTACAGTGAGATGAGCATTAAAACACTGGTTTCGGAAGCTTTAGAACTGTGACTGATAATTAAAGTCGACTCAGTGAATATGATTTATTTCATTGAGCCATTTCACAATTTGCATTATGGAGATGTTAAAATAATGCGTTATTTACTTGTGATAACTTCTTAAAAAACGTCACATAGGAGCATTATtagattttcatattttatgaacTTTTGGAACATATATGGAACGTGATGAAACATTTACAGATCATTTTTGTACAATGGACAGGAGTCAATGTGACCCAAATAACAAAGGAGATACACAGAAGCAGGCTCTAACTAGATAACAACAGTAATAGCATGGACATGATTTAAATACTTTACtgagtaaaaaatgaaaaaaaaacaatgagcaaAACAAAGCATATTGTCACAACAAAaccatttgaaaccctaactttcACTTCCCTTTAAACTTTTGGTTTGTCCTCTAAGCCACTGGAAACATGCTAAAGTCAACTCGAGCCTTTATGTTTACTAAAACGATTAGCTGAGCAAGGCTCCATTGGGAATTACTTTTCCACCAGtcctttttgtttgtcttcaacTACCTAATTGTTCCAGACTGTGCAAGCGACTGTTGTGTAATGATTGTACTAATGCCCAGCTTCATCATACCGAATCGGTTGTTGACCTTTACTGTATTGTTGCATTATTTCATCATGGtagtattttgttttacaaaaaatgttctttcacAACAAAATTGTAGTGTCATAGATGAGTGTATATGTTATGTTGCGTGAGTGTTATATGAAAACAGATAGTCGTGTTGTCTAAGATGGTATTAATATCAGTTTCATTTAAAACTTTCACCAGCTATGGCTGGTCGTATGGAGAATTTGGTCATCTTGAGGGAATATGCTGTCCCATTTCCAGGTTTCCAGTGAAGGCCCCTTCTTCTACCAGAACGTCCTTTAGCTCTAACCCATAGATACCTTCCATTAAGGTTGTTTTCTCCACACCCAGTAAACCACCAACCACCTGCAAAACAATTGCAAATATTACAAAGCATATTATTTTGGCTTACATGTCttggaattgtattttttttttttttttttttttgcatgtggcTGCTATTAGTATACCTGTGTAATTGCGTGCACAGTTAGAGGCTTCTGGAGTCCCATTATTTTGGTCTTTGGTGGAGAATCTTATCCTAGAAGTGTTGGCCATAGCATCAACCAGGTCACTGGAGAAGTTGCTAAGATGGAGTGTATAGTACTCAGAGGGACCATCTAGCGAGAAGTGGTATTCAGCCCAATGTTTATCCTCCTTCCATTCTTCCAGATCAATTCTCAAGATGTATAATCGTTGTTGTGTAATGCTATGGATTTTCTTCAGTCCCAACCAGAAGTCCTCTGCATAGAACGGATGCGTTTACTTAATTTAGATCTCAAATGGACTCCAGTATGTCTAACTACATCAACAAAATTTTCTCTTTGCTTGTTTAGGCACAAATTAAAGCAAAACCCTTTCCAGTATTTCCATTCTCGTATTCACATTGGTGTTGTCAGGGGAAAATAGCTTTCACAATATGTTGATTATTTACAGTGTGAAACAGTACTTACTTCCCAGATTTCCAAAGCCCTTCTCATACTCATCCCATGTCTGATCAAAATCCACTGATCCATCAACCCTACGTTGGATCACAGTTGAACCACCATCTGTGGAATGCACGTTGAATATTTTTACCagtaatattttaaattcaCGTCATCTGTCTGATTTGATACTGTTATGGTGAATAGCAAATTTTGAAatagacaaatgaaaaatactgtGATGGtcagtttaaacattttcaCCCACCAGAACCCATTTCACAGTAAACACTGAAAGGCTCAGATTCTTTTGGCTCGATGATATAGATTCCACTCCTGTTCTCTTTTCTTTCAAATAACTCAGTGCAATCGATAGGCAAATCtgaaatgaccaaaataatTCAACGTAAAgaacaaatccatttttttttcatttgagaaaTCACAATTGTGACagcaaataaaattgtaatagaaTGTAATAATGTTAccattttcattcaaatcagATGAGTTTCTTGTCTGATATTCAAACACATCTAGAGCTGTAGTTTCTGAATCCGTTGTCTTATCAGATGTGTCTTGTAAACTCTCATAGTTAAgctacaaggaaaaaaaaacatttcatcatctTTATTACTCTATGTTGTGACAAATCAATGATCCAGACCCCAAAAAACGTGTCTACCTTTTCCTCCATATTCTTGATTTTGATTTTCTGATGGTCAAGCTGTGCATGCTGCTCCTGCACAGCTTTCATTAAACTTGTGATTGTTTTCTCCTGACTTTCAATCACCTCCTGGAAATAATCAAAATCATTATCACTTATTTTCACGACATTATAAGAAATTTAAATACACAAGGAGTATTTAGGAGTTGCTAGTGGCTCTCCAGTCTTCAACAATGAATAATGCCCAGTTTAAGAtctttaaccctagagaacccaagacatccaaatcctctttaaaaggtgtgaccccatgggttaaGCAGAACATTTTAATCACACAAAATGTGTATAGACTGCTATGTTCTTCATGAGATAATGTGAATGGGTTGGGTTAGGTTAAAGTTCTTGCTACAACTCCAAAAATGTGCACTTATACAACATGTACATCAAGTACAGTATTGATTTGTTCAGAGTACAGCGATGCAAAAGCTATGTAGTTATGCAacacctttttttcctcactgatCATTGTAGGTAGCTGTTGCCACATTACTCTATTTTGATCTGTACATTGcctgtatgtttaaaaaaaacaatttttggaaAATTCGAGACCCTTTGTTGCTGCTTACCTTGAGTGCTGTAATCTCTTTGAGTTGGTCACCAGGGAGCATATGCTCTGACAATCCCTTCAACCTCTCCTCAAGACTTCCTACCTTGCCCTGGAGCTGTGCACGCTCCTCCACAATGTTATTTATCTTAGAATTGATTTCCAGAGACAGGTTTTTTATCTCCTCATTGTTTGTCTTCAATACACTGGTTGTCCTCTtcagttcttcttcttcctccttgaTTTCTGAAGTGACCACTGAAAGCTGGTAAAATGACCTGTcaaaaatattcagtttttgGAAGATGTCGTTGATTTGATTCTTGGTCTTGTGGACAAACTCCCGTAAGCTCTGGCCCAGCTGAAGGAGGCCATTTGCAAGAAGACGCACATCGTCTAACATGGCAAACCGAGACTTTGCTTCTGTTGAACTTGGTGCTGTTGTAAGGCTTTCGGAAGGCATTGTGAGGATGTCATCTTGACCCAAGTTTTCCAGGGGAACAGCAGCATTGGAACTGGCTAGGAGGAGTAACAGGAAAAACTGCATCATGATCTCTGTTTCTACCAAGCTGTTTGACAGTACTTGCTCTCAATATACTGGCAAAACCCTTTAAATTCTCTCTTGCAACCAGACTTCCAACATATTATGTGAGAGCAGCATCCTGCCCTATTTTATATACTGCCTGCTCTAGGGAGGAGGGGGCTTGGGTGCTCTTTAAACCCTACCATTTTGATGCTCACCTCCCCCTAAATCTGCCAAGAACCCTCCTCCTCCTAAACAAACGAATCACAGCAGTGAGCAAATGACATACTTCCCCCCTCTTTCAACCTATTTAACTGCAATCCGCTCTTCATAACACACCCCTGCCTCTCCAGATGGGAGCTTTAGCTGATCAGCAAAAAGCCAACAAGAGTGCATCACAGGTGTTTGATGGATAGCCTGTGTGATCATTCTGAAAATGAAGAAGCACTTGCCTCCATTACTCTGATTGATAATGCTATCTATAGTTAATACTCTTGAGCTTGATTTAGCCTCCTGCTGAGTCAGCCTAACACTAGGCTCTCAAGTATAGCAGAGAGTGGCTCCATAATTTGTGCCAGGATTAAGCAATAAGGAATAAAAGTTGTTGAAGTGGATGGACAGCGAAGATGCAtcattttgatttattgattgattcattATAGTtttcaaccaattcagggtggaccccgcctcctgctcgaagatagctgagatagcctTCAGCACCcttgggacccttgtgaggataagcggctcggataatggatggtATACAGTGTACGTTTT
Above is a genomic segment from Syngnathoides biaculeatus isolate LvHL_M chromosome 7, ASM1980259v1, whole genome shotgun sequence containing:
- the angptl3 gene encoding angiopoietin-related protein 3 translates to MMQFFLLLLLASSNAAVPLENLGQDDILTMPSESLTTAPSSTEAKSRFAMLDDVRLLANGLLQLGQSLREFVHKTKNQINDIFQKLNIFDRSFYQLSVVTSEIKEEEEELKRTTSVLKTNNEEIKNLSLEINSKINNIVEERAQLQGKVGSLEERLKGLSEHMLPGDQLKEITALKEVIESQEKTITSLMKAVQEQHAQLDHQKIKIKNMEEKLNYESLQDTSDKTTDSETTALDVFEYQTRNSSDLNENDLPIDCTELFERKENRSGIYIIEPKESEPFSVYCEMGSDGGSTVIQRRVDGSVDFDQTWDEYEKGFGNLGKDFWLGLKKIHSITQQRLYILRIDLEEWKEDKHWAEYHFSLDGPSEYYTLHLSNFSSDLVDAMANTSRIRFSTKDQNNGTPEASNCARNYTGGWWFTGCGENNLNGRYLWVRAKGRSGRRRGLHWKPGNGTAYSLKMTKFSIRPAIAGESFK